In one Lujinxingia vulgaris genomic region, the following are encoded:
- a CDS encoding PilW family protein: protein MRHSHPHRLTLSRLAGRGFTLVELMIAMTLVGGLVAMIYGMFARTSDALIDVDAMAGATDEARFALEMVRNELQSAGSQATPNATVDPWVRPNDSPMFGLIPYEGWQNSREIYQGNATLQAIAARNPQSAFSGVVVVGAYDFPQSFLISEVRPDGGRVENVERGMGRLTRIDPFDVSADSAVIADDTDPRALALTEAASARGLRISDRQGYMQFVPVRQASISSGALELTTAAITFRGEGRMTGLESIDGAENDYDAAFLDAFWFRVRVDPFDPTNLQLVRHRLNFGPLMALNSPTQTQLEGVIVGVDDAEREANTLVIANHVVDFRVWFDCANAFGALEPTPLASEWEPATGACLTPPAMGSQPHQARVAHLRLSMRSENERTNRPHFEVAGDADWLGFQEVEGTMQTYDVDPRNPGAASVVTVQSSVDLANFRMRGL from the coding sequence ATGAGACACTCCCACCCCCACCGCCTGACCCTGAGCCGCCTGGCCGGTCGTGGCTTCACGCTTGTGGAGCTGATGATCGCCATGACGCTTGTGGGCGGGCTGGTGGCGATGATCTACGGGATGTTCGCCCGCACCTCCGACGCGCTGATCGACGTCGACGCGATGGCCGGCGCCACCGATGAGGCGCGCTTTGCGCTGGAGATGGTGCGTAACGAGCTGCAGTCTGCCGGCAGTCAGGCCACGCCCAACGCGACGGTCGACCCCTGGGTGCGGCCCAACGATTCCCCGATGTTCGGCCTGATCCCATATGAGGGCTGGCAGAACAGCCGGGAGATCTACCAGGGCAACGCCACCCTGCAGGCCATCGCCGCGCGCAACCCGCAGTCGGCGTTCAGCGGCGTGGTGGTGGTCGGCGCCTACGACTTTCCCCAGAGCTTTCTCATCAGCGAGGTGCGCCCGGACGGCGGCCGCGTGGAAAACGTCGAGCGTGGCATGGGGCGGCTCACTCGCATCGATCCTTTTGATGTCTCGGCCGACAGCGCCGTGATCGCCGATGACACCGACCCTCGAGCTCTGGCGCTGACCGAGGCGGCCAGCGCCCGTGGCCTGCGCATCAGTGACCGCCAGGGCTACATGCAATTTGTGCCGGTGCGCCAGGCCAGCATCTCCTCCGGCGCGCTGGAGCTGACCACCGCCGCCATCACCTTCCGCGGCGAAGGGCGCATGACGGGGCTGGAGAGCATCGACGGTGCAGAGAACGATTATGACGCGGCGTTTCTCGACGCGTTCTGGTTTCGCGTACGCGTCGACCCCTTTGATCCGACCAACCTGCAGCTGGTGCGTCACCGCCTCAACTTCGGCCCGCTCATGGCGCTGAACTCGCCGACCCAGACCCAGCTCGAAGGGGTGATCGTGGGCGTCGACGATGCCGAGCGCGAGGCCAACACGCTGGTGATCGCCAACCATGTGGTCGACTTTAGGGTGTGGTTCGACTGTGCCAACGCGTTCGGGGCGCTGGAGCCGACGCCGCTGGCCTCGGAGTGGGAGCCTGCGACCGGCGCCTGTTTGACGCCGCCGGCGATGGGCTCTCAGCCGCATCAGGCGCGCGTGGCGCACCTTCGCCTCTCAATGCGCTCGGAGAACGAGCGCACCAACCGCCCGCATTTTGAGGTCGCCGGCGACGCCGACTGGCTGGGCTTCCAGGAGGTCGAAGGCACCATGCAGACCTACGATGTAGACCCGCGCAACCCCGGGGCAGCCTCGGTGGTGACGGTGCAGTCCAGTGTCGATCTTGCCAACTTCCGTATGCGAGGGCTCTGA
- a CDS encoding type IV pilus modification PilV family protein: MIKLSTTSASPRGFSLIELLIAMVLMSVGVMATIAMQFISLGGYTASREVTGATEMARQVEARLRAEAMAWNGAMAPSTVDEVYNDGRGSAFLADIANAGGGWVRLYDQPVNQRMRPDDGAARFCVFGSAEQLQEGGIAQPYLQVRLAIVYPGANGAFPGQDGGNLNGRCDAIDAGLLIPGDEDLKLELEGLRASYFASAIRPR, translated from the coding sequence ATGATCAAGCTGAGCACAACGAGCGCATCGCCGCGTGGCTTCTCGCTGATCGAGCTCCTGATCGCGATGGTGCTGATGTCGGTGGGAGTGATGGCGACGATCGCCATGCAGTTTATCTCGCTGGGCGGCTACACCGCCTCGCGGGAGGTCACCGGCGCCACCGAGATGGCCCGTCAGGTCGAGGCGCGCCTGCGCGCCGAGGCGATGGCGTGGAACGGCGCGATGGCACCCTCCACCGTCGATGAGGTCTATAACGACGGGCGCGGCTCGGCTTTTCTGGCCGACATCGCCAACGCCGGCGGCGGCTGGGTGCGCCTCTACGACCAGCCTGTCAACCAGCGGATGCGCCCCGATGACGGCGCGGCGCGATTCTGTGTGTTCGGCTCCGCCGAGCAACTTCAGGAAGGCGGCATCGCCCAGCCCTACCTCCAGGTCCGCCTGGCGATCGTCTACCCGGGAGCCAACGGCGCGTTTCCCGGTCAGGACGGCGGCAACCTCAACGGGCGCTGCGATGCGATCGACGCCGGCTTGCTGATCCCGGGCGACGAAGATCTGAAGCTGGAACTCGAAGGCCTGCGCGCGAGCTACTTCGCCAGCGCCATCCGCCCGCGTTGA
- a CDS encoding prepilin-type N-terminal cleavage/methylation domain-containing protein, which yields MPKRTHTRCPRKAQGFTLVELMIVVVIVGMLAALVTPTVSRTIKENSTRGLNRQIVQAFQEARAYAMGRGEVVFVAVERGGGPGRVQFFRSENRSLTCAEGVVTAPGAGEALIEIDMNATGLEHAILGADPSTEGTIARPLCISPAGRVLDRDGRTLSSEGACPGYNFRFWMANPTQPLDAGVSDCPSMGAGEDELFELSVQRQLASFYMIHIPFNGQARVIQ from the coding sequence ATGCCGAAGAGAACACACACCAGATGTCCGCGCAAAGCGCAGGGCTTTACGCTGGTGGAGCTCATGATCGTGGTCGTGATCGTCGGAATGCTCGCCGCGCTGGTGACGCCGACGGTCTCACGCACGATTAAAGAGAACAGCACGCGGGGGCTTAACCGCCAGATTGTGCAGGCCTTTCAGGAGGCCCGGGCCTACGCGATGGGCCGCGGCGAGGTGGTCTTTGTGGCGGTGGAGCGCGGCGGAGGGCCGGGAAGGGTGCAGTTTTTCCGCTCCGAAAACCGCTCACTGACCTGCGCCGAGGGCGTGGTCACCGCGCCCGGTGCTGGCGAGGCGCTCATCGAGATCGACATGAACGCCACCGGGCTGGAGCACGCCATCCTGGGTGCCGACCCGTCCACCGAGGGCACCATCGCCAGGCCGCTGTGCATCTCGCCGGCCGGCCGCGTGCTCGACCGTGACGGGCGTACGCTGAGCAGCGAAGGCGCCTGCCCCGGCTACAACTTCCGCTTCTGGATGGCCAACCCCACTCAGCCCCTGGACGCCGGGGTGAGCGACTGCCCCTCGATGGGCGCCGGCGAAGACGAGCTCTTTGAGTTAAGCGTGCAGCGCCAGCTGGCGAGCTTTTATATGATTCATATTCCCTTCAACGGTCAGGCGCGGGTGATCCAATGA
- a CDS encoding MFS transporter — MAHHPPHAPRNAEPQPAPPLHDYADARTATIVLALLSSVVFFAVVNGNMVNVALPFIGRDFGVSEGVYGWVVTGFSLTFGIFSAIHGRLADLVGLRRLYCAGILALGATSLMLAASPSIEIMIFLRFLQGAGSAALPALGTMIIARVFAPHRRGGAMGLVLGAVGLAASVGPFLGGILVELGGWRLVYGVTGLVTFAAPVAFRLLPESLDKRFGDSFDTPGALLLSLGVSAWLYAFTIIEQRGFGPVFFGLLVLGLVLLLIFWRRIHRIDEPFAQPEVFKDRRYLANSAVAFLTNATRFGTIVLVPIFLIEVNHVAPMVVGLVLLPGALLIAMISPFTGRYADRVGARQPITIGMVLIIAGNLITAYYAGGWEVGVGLGMGLYGLGFALIQSPIVSATSQILPPSLTGSGMGIFMMIFFLGGAFGVALSVTAVELQAKGASSWLGFDLGPGAIYSNAILTLTVLATLALLLTRGVPGLRPKPMELTP, encoded by the coding sequence ATGGCCCACCATCCCCCCCACGCGCCGCGTAACGCAGAGCCCCAACCCGCCCCGCCTCTTCACGACTACGCCGACGCCCGCACCGCCACCATCGTACTCGCGCTCTTGAGCTCGGTGGTCTTCTTTGCCGTGGTCAACGGCAACATGGTCAACGTGGCGCTGCCCTTTATCGGCCGCGACTTTGGTGTCTCCGAGGGTGTGTACGGGTGGGTGGTCACCGGCTTCTCGCTGACCTTCGGCATCTTTAGCGCCATCCACGGCCGCCTGGCCGATCTGGTGGGCCTTCGCCGGCTCTACTGCGCGGGCATCCTGGCGCTGGGCGCGACCTCGTTGATGCTGGCGGCTTCGCCATCGATCGAGATCATGATCTTTTTGCGCTTTTTGCAGGGCGCCGGCAGCGCCGCGCTCCCGGCGCTGGGCACCATGATCATCGCCCGGGTCTTTGCCCCCCACCGCCGCGGCGGCGCCATGGGCCTTGTGCTCGGCGCGGTGGGGCTGGCCGCCTCGGTCGGCCCCTTCTTAGGCGGCATCCTCGTGGAGCTGGGCGGCTGGCGCCTCGTCTACGGGGTGACCGGCCTTGTGACCTTCGCCGCTCCGGTGGCCTTTCGCCTTCTGCCCGAATCGCTCGACAAGCGCTTTGGCGACAGCTTCGACACCCCGGGCGCGCTGCTCCTTAGCCTGGGCGTGAGCGCCTGGCTCTACGCCTTCACCATCATCGAGCAGCGCGGATTTGGGCCCGTCTTCTTCGGACTGCTGGTGCTGGGGCTGGTGCTGCTTTTGATCTTCTGGCGCCGCATCCACCGCATCGACGAGCCCTTTGCGCAGCCCGAGGTCTTTAAAGATCGCCGCTACCTGGCCAACAGCGCGGTGGCCTTTCTGACCAACGCCACCCGCTTCGGCACGATCGTGCTCGTCCCGATCTTTTTGATCGAGGTCAACCACGTGGCCCCGATGGTCGTGGGTCTGGTGCTGCTTCCGGGCGCACTGCTCATCGCCATGATCTCGCCATTTACCGGGCGCTACGCCGATCGCGTCGGCGCCCGCCAGCCCATCACCATCGGCATGGTGCTCATCATCGCCGGCAACCTCATCACCGCCTATTACGCCGGCGGCTGGGAGGTGGGTGTGGGTCTGGGCATGGGGCTCTACGGCCTGGGCTTTGCGCTGATCCAGAGCCCGATCGTCAGCGCCACAAGCCAGATCCTGCCGCCGAGCCTCACCGGCAGCGGCATGGGCATCTTCATGATGATCTTCTTTCTGGGCGGCGCCTTCGGCGTGGCGCTGAGCGTGACGGCGGTGGAGCTTCAGGCCAAAGGCGCGTCGAGCTGGCTGGGCTTTGACTTAGGGCCCGGCGCCATCTACTCCAACGCCATCCTCACCCTGACCGTGCTCGCCACCCTGGCGCTGCTCCTTACCCGCGGGGTTCCCGGACTGCGCCCCAAACCCATGGAACTCACCCCATGA
- a CDS encoding class I SAM-dependent methyltransferase, with translation MNFTPLQARLYAATHTGTPGDLAYYASRTAGAASVLELGCGHGRLLEALKPGVERLVGLDQDAELLKLAAARNLPHTELLARDLRDLPADGEFEHVILAYNGLYCLPDTPALRATFEAVAGALRPGGLFHLDIYPTEGLDEDAAEMDIPQNVIVDDPSAPTTELDVDGVIYTIWEGSWWDAHERTFEVTFRYVRDDEEGEDPEAGVPITIAHRYWPLDTIIEAAQQAGLDFVGQREGFDEALDEELETPPQHVLTFAKVG, from the coding sequence ATGAACTTCACCCCCCTGCAGGCTCGCCTCTACGCCGCCACCCACACCGGCACTCCGGGCGACCTTGCCTACTACGCCTCCCGCACCGCCGGCGCTGCGAGCGTCCTTGAGCTGGGCTGCGGCCACGGCCGCCTGCTCGAAGCTTTAAAGCCCGGTGTGGAGCGCCTGGTCGGTCTCGACCAGGATGCCGAGCTCCTCAAGCTGGCCGCCGCCCGCAACCTCCCCCACACCGAGCTGCTGGCGCGCGACCTCCGAGATCTCCCGGCCGATGGCGAGTTTGAGCACGTCATCCTGGCCTACAACGGCCTCTACTGCCTGCCCGACACCCCCGCGCTCCGGGCGACCTTTGAGGCTGTGGCCGGCGCGCTCCGCCCCGGCGGCCTCTTTCACCTGGACATCTACCCCACCGAGGGCCTCGACGAAGACGCCGCCGAGATGGACATCCCCCAAAACGTCATCGTCGACGACCCCTCCGCCCCCACCACCGAGTTGGATGTGGACGGGGTGATTTACACCATCTGGGAGGGCTCCTGGTGGGACGCCCACGAGCGCACCTTCGAGGTGACCTTCCGCTACGTGCGCGACGACGAGGAGGGCGAAGACCCCGAGGCCGGCGTGCCCATCACCATCGCGCACCGCTACTGGCCCCTCGACACCATCATCGAGGCGGCCCAACAGGCCGGCCTCGACTTCGTCGGCCAGCGCGAGGGTTTTGATGAGGCGCTCGACGAAGAGCTCGAGACCCCGCCCCAGCACGTGCTCACGTTTGCGAAAGTAGGCTGA
- a CDS encoding S9 family peptidase, with translation MVSPLRYAFLPALLLGLSACASPAPTPADEAPTEGSQNAESAENSESAEGSESADPTDYAVSFNGRSIDLRPYVQGFPYSRITPDLEHGHLLYFETTPEGTWMRKIDALPEEGQVDLSQGHKLNDIDWSTRNYWGGEYNRTLGGLIFRGDERNDERINIYHLDLETGDVRALTDVDYIYAVGFSDDDRLMAYVVRNGAQEPFNSCLRIRDLGTGEEQQIWCDEGGDDRLTWSAIEFDPANRHVVLTMQHDGDRRTTNLALFELNRPAAADDAQAFDAPRQLLERGTRHMRLGAIADTFDGDRLLYISAEGGNDALYALNVETAEPTLLAELDHELSDVEIVEPEDSGPLLFVLLEHPTGSIAELRDLASGELLQRQKFEESVYVADAFENRLALSSSSVRTPFELDLVALNADGPVSAPITMEARRLAELPSELFEKLVHCKVERVEFETFDTVETPEGSQPRTLHAYYFEPVNSPADADRLVRMTSFYGGGNYFSSANQIMCEAGIATFSPAPRGSFGFGADFAALNDGDLGGDEIVDLFYAARWLEANKGFEPHQIGVYGSSHGGYATMRALTFPPGTNDHQDVYPFGFGLSHAGFSDILSFYETSNIPDWVILEAGDPTTDAEKLRARSPLTHVDRLTSPLLLTHGSNDSRVPVAESRQFAEAAQAAGTPVTYVEFEGQGHGISGLQNTLRYYRAVFSFLEGEVLGGGDSRSGEVRADE, from the coding sequence ATGGTTTCGCCCCTTCGTTACGCCTTTCTCCCCGCCCTGCTCCTCGGCTTGAGCGCCTGCGCCTCCCCGGCCCCCACCCCTGCCGATGAGGCCCCCACCGAGGGTTCCCAAAACGCCGAAAGCGCCGAAAACTCCGAAAGCGCCGAGGGGTCCGAAAGCGCCGATCCCACCGATTACGCCGTCTCGTTCAACGGCCGCTCCATCGACCTTCGGCCCTACGTCCAGGGTTTTCCCTACTCGCGCATCACCCCGGATCTGGAGCACGGCCACCTCCTCTACTTCGAGACGACCCCGGAGGGCACCTGGATGCGCAAGATCGATGCGCTTCCCGAGGAGGGGCAGGTCGATCTGAGCCAGGGGCACAAGCTCAACGACATCGACTGGTCCACCCGCAACTACTGGGGCGGCGAATACAACCGCACGCTCGGCGGCCTGATCTTCCGCGGCGATGAGCGCAACGACGAGCGCATCAACATCTACCACCTGGACCTGGAGACCGGAGACGTTCGCGCGCTCACCGACGTCGACTACATCTACGCTGTGGGCTTCTCCGACGACGATCGCCTCATGGCCTACGTGGTGCGAAATGGCGCGCAGGAGCCTTTTAACAGCTGCCTGCGCATTCGCGACCTGGGCACCGGCGAAGAGCAGCAGATCTGGTGTGACGAGGGGGGCGACGACCGCCTGACCTGGTCGGCGATCGAGTTTGACCCGGCCAACCGCCACGTCGTGCTCACGATGCAGCACGACGGCGACCGCCGCACCACCAACCTGGCCCTCTTCGAGCTCAACCGCCCGGCGGCCGCCGACGATGCGCAGGCCTTTGACGCCCCGCGCCAGCTCCTGGAGCGCGGCACCCGCCACATGCGCCTGGGCGCCATCGCCGACACCTTCGATGGCGATCGCCTCCTCTACATCAGCGCCGAGGGCGGCAACGACGCCCTCTATGCCCTCAACGTCGAGACCGCCGAGCCCACGCTCCTGGCCGAGCTCGACCACGAGCTGAGCGACGTGGAGATCGTGGAGCCCGAGGACTCCGGCCCCCTGCTCTTTGTGCTGCTCGAACACCCCACCGGCTCCATCGCCGAGCTGCGCGACCTCGCCAGTGGCGAGCTGCTCCAGCGCCAGAAGTTCGAGGAGTCCGTCTACGTCGCCGACGCCTTCGAGAACCGCCTGGCCCTCTCCTCAAGCTCGGTGCGCACCCCCTTTGAACTCGACCTCGTCGCGCTCAACGCCGACGGCCCGGTAAGCGCCCCCATCACCATGGAAGCCCGGCGCCTGGCGGAGCTCCCCTCCGAGCTCTTCGAGAAGCTCGTGCACTGCAAGGTGGAGCGGGTGGAGTTTGAGACCTTCGACACCGTCGAGACCCCCGAGGGATCGCAACCCCGCACCCTGCACGCCTACTACTTCGAGCCCGTAAACTCGCCGGCCGACGCCGACCGCCTGGTACGCATGACCTCCTTCTACGGCGGCGGCAACTACTTCAGCAGCGCCAACCAGATCATGTGCGAGGCGGGCATCGCCACCTTCAGCCCCGCCCCCCGCGGCTCCTTCGGCTTCGGCGCCGACTTCGCCGCGCTCAACGACGGCGACCTGGGCGGCGACGAGATCGTCGACCTCTTCTACGCCGCCCGCTGGTTGGAGGCGAACAAGGGCTTTGAACCCCACCAGATCGGCGTCTACGGCTCCAGCCACGGCGGCTACGCCACCATGCGCGCCCTGACCTTCCCCCCCGGCACCAACGACCACCAGGATGTCTACCCCTTCGGCTTCGGCTTAAGCCACGCGGGTTTTAGCGACATCCTCTCCTTCTACGAGACCAGCAACATCCCCGACTGGGTGATCCTGGAAGCCGGCGACCCGACCACCGACGCCGAGAAACTCCGCGCGCGCTCTCCGCTGACCCACGTGGATCGCCTCACATCCCCCCTGCTCCTGACCCACGGCTCCAACGACAGCCGCGTCCCCGTCGCCGAGAGCCGCCAGTTCGCCGAAGCGGCACAAGCCGCTGGCACCCCCGTCACCTACGTCGAATTCGAAGGCCAGGGCCACGGGATCAGCGGGCTGCAAAATACCCTGCGCTACTACCGCGCCGTCTTCTCGTTTTTGGAGGGAGAGGTGTTGGGGGGCGGAGATTCGCGGAGTGGGGAGGTTCGTGCGGACGAGTAA
- a CDS encoding IS3 family transposase, with protein MLSWVEKAQRDGARLEAICEVLELDVRTIQRWRARGGGGDRRQGPRTSPANKLSEVERTRVLKAANSPEFRDKSPHQIVPLLADRGIYLASESTFYRVLREANMLRHRGRAKPAEPRPITEHRATAPNQVWSWDITYLRRNIAGTFFYLYLFVDVWSRKIVAQRVFESECSTLASELLDHGLNTERLSGVKLVLHSDNGPPMKGSTLQATMDRLGVVSSFSRPRVSDDNPYSEALFRTLKYRPDYPQKPFESREEAQAWVDEFSDWYNSKHLHSAIGFVTPNSRHHGHDTAQLAARRHVYEAAKRRHPQRWSGAVRRWESPADVYLNPSKLTRSRLEMEGCP; from the coding sequence GTGCTGAGTTGGGTGGAAAAGGCGCAGCGCGATGGGGCCAGACTTGAAGCCATCTGCGAGGTGCTGGAGCTGGATGTGCGCACCATTCAGCGCTGGCGCGCCCGTGGAGGGGGCGGTGACCGACGTCAGGGGCCGCGCACTTCCCCGGCCAATAAACTGAGCGAGGTGGAGCGTACGCGGGTTCTTAAAGCCGCGAACAGCCCGGAGTTTCGCGATAAATCGCCCCATCAAATCGTGCCGCTGCTGGCCGACCGCGGCATCTATCTGGCCTCCGAGTCGACCTTTTATCGGGTGCTACGCGAGGCGAATATGCTGCGCCATCGAGGCCGCGCAAAGCCCGCCGAGCCTCGCCCCATCACCGAGCATCGGGCAACAGCCCCCAACCAGGTCTGGAGCTGGGATATCACGTATCTGCGCCGAAACATCGCCGGAACGTTCTTCTATCTTTATCTTTTCGTCGACGTCTGGAGCCGCAAAATCGTGGCGCAACGCGTCTTCGAGAGCGAGTGCTCAACCCTGGCCTCCGAGCTCTTAGACCACGGCCTCAACACCGAGCGGCTCAGCGGCGTAAAGCTGGTGCTTCACTCCGATAATGGCCCCCCGATGAAGGGCTCCACATTGCAGGCCACCATGGACCGGCTCGGCGTTGTATCGTCCTTTAGCCGCCCCCGAGTCAGCGATGACAACCCCTACTCCGAGGCGCTTTTTCGCACGCTTAAGTACCGGCCGGACTACCCCCAGAAGCCCTTTGAATCGCGCGAAGAAGCGCAGGCCTGGGTCGATGAATTCAGCGACTGGTACAACAGCAAACATCTCCACAGCGCCATCGGCTTTGTCACCCCGAACTCGCGACATCACGGCCATGACACAGCCCAACTCGCCGCGCGTCGTCATGTTTATGAGGCCGCGAAACGCCGTCATCCCCAGCGCTGGAGCGGTGCAGTGCGAAGGTGGGAGTCCCCGGCTGATGTGTATCTGAACCCCTCCAAGCTCACGCGCTCCAGGCTGGAGATGGAGGGCTGCCCGTAG
- a CDS encoding lipopolysaccharide biosynthesis protein produces the protein MSAQETAAEKGRPMDEASVKQAGRGFLIITAAKVWFLVTSAVIQLGLPIMLGSAEAFGVFKIITESIGLINMVMITGTLNAVSKLVSEQPDQAGRLVNMAVRMQLILGVPVAALYALGAPWIAGSFNDMTLVPLLRLSALIIFFYAFYAIFVGYFNGLKEFARQASLDFGFSTLKMLGIVGLVLLGFGVGGAVAGFVGAAGIICTVAGVWLVRRERVRRAAGVGAGGLDKEQTRQAFKRLLNYLVLIMLYTFALNGLMRADFFVLKAIASGVPEHLSGMESLFSLMSNKFAGFYGAVLNVARIPYQGVIAVTFVIFPMISQSTFSEDTDQTRVYVRSTLRYCSMLIAAVAMVLAFNADSIIGALYSADYQAASVALSILSVSIIFFALFYVATTMIIGSGHPLAAVVIMGASLGLSAVLNYVFLTRTHAEAMAGLVPVAPVSPSGDAMSVVAQAQAHAEASANFAAPFLLQATDYMQSAAIATTIAMVLGCLLSVGWLWKAFGAAPPWATLGRLLLAAGVLWGIDMAVPLGVELVETQGKIVYLAMVVAKMASMGVALLATLFLTREFTATDMARLKAVISKKKRKA, from the coding sequence ATGAGCGCGCAAGAGACGGCGGCCGAGAAGGGTCGGCCCATGGATGAGGCGTCGGTCAAGCAGGCCGGCCGGGGGTTTTTGATCATCACCGCTGCAAAGGTCTGGTTTCTGGTGACCAGCGCGGTGATTCAGCTGGGGCTTCCTATCATGCTGGGGAGCGCCGAGGCCTTTGGGGTTTTTAAGATCATCACCGAGTCCATCGGGCTCATTAACATGGTGATGATCACGGGCACGCTCAACGCGGTGAGCAAGCTGGTGAGCGAGCAGCCCGACCAGGCCGGGCGTCTTGTCAACATGGCCGTGCGCATGCAGCTGATACTGGGGGTGCCGGTAGCCGCGCTCTACGCGCTGGGGGCCCCCTGGATCGCGGGCAGCTTTAACGACATGACCCTGGTGCCGCTCCTGCGGCTCTCGGCGCTGATCATCTTCTTTTATGCCTTCTACGCGATCTTTGTGGGCTACTTTAACGGGCTCAAGGAGTTCGCGCGTCAGGCCAGCCTGGACTTCGGGTTTTCCACCTTAAAGATGCTCGGGATCGTGGGTCTGGTGCTGCTGGGCTTCGGGGTGGGCGGGGCGGTCGCGGGCTTTGTGGGGGCGGCCGGGATCATCTGCACCGTCGCCGGGGTATGGCTTGTGCGGCGAGAGCGGGTGCGGCGCGCGGCCGGGGTCGGGGCGGGGGGGCTTGATAAGGAGCAGACCCGTCAGGCCTTTAAACGCCTGCTGAACTACCTCGTGCTCATCATGCTCTACACGTTTGCGCTCAACGGTTTGATGCGCGCGGATTTTTTCGTGCTTAAGGCGATCGCCTCCGGGGTGCCGGAGCATCTGAGCGGGATGGAGTCGCTCTTCTCGCTGATGAGCAACAAGTTCGCCGGGTTCTACGGGGCGGTGCTCAACGTGGCGCGCATCCCTTATCAGGGCGTGATCGCGGTGACTTTTGTGATCTTTCCGATGATCAGCCAGTCGACCTTCAGCGAAGACACCGACCAGACGCGGGTCTATGTGCGCAGCACGCTGCGCTACTGCTCGATGCTGATCGCGGCGGTGGCGATGGTGCTGGCGTTTAACGCCGACTCGATCATCGGGGCGCTCTACTCGGCGGATTATCAGGCGGCGTCGGTGGCGCTCTCGATCTTGAGCGTCTCGATCATCTTCTTTGCGCTCTTTTATGTGGCCACGACCATGATCATCGGCTCGGGGCATCCGCTGGCGGCGGTGGTGATCATGGGGGCGTCGCTGGGGTTGAGCGCGGTGCTCAACTATGTGTTTTTGACGCGCACCCACGCCGAGGCGATGGCCGGGCTTGTGCCGGTGGCGCCGGTGAGCCCCTCCGGCGATGCGATGAGCGTGGTGGCCCAGGCGCAGGCCCATGCCGAGGCCTCGGCGAATTTTGCGGCGCCCTTCTTGCTGCAGGCCACCGATTACATGCAGTCGGCGGCGATTGCCACCACCATCGCGATGGTGCTGGGCTGCCTGCTGAGCGTGGGGTGGTTGTGGAAGGCCTTTGGCGCCGCGCCGCCCTGGGCGACCCTGGGTCGTCTGCTGCTGGCCGCCGGCGTGCTCTGGGGCATCGATATGGCCGTGCCGCTCGGCGTGGAGCTGGTCGAGACCCAGGGCAAGATTGTGTACCTGGCCATGGTCGTCGCTAAGATGGCCTCGATGGGGGTGGCGCTGCTCGCCACTCTCTTCTTAACCCGCGAGTTCACCGCGACGGACATGGCGCGTCTCAAGGCCGTGATCAGCAAAAAGAAGAGGAAGGCATGA